One region of Myxococcales bacterium genomic DNA includes:
- a CDS encoding acyl--CoA ligase: protein MNLMMLLEMASSSFGERVAITNGDDQLTYAELFQAAGAAGARAKSTGADYFSMLDESSLAFPIALFGAAWAGIPFVPLNYRLTGDELEALLSRVEPSILLCEPGRSESLLKREKCAVVDREDFLFAARQDAAPRLDAEWSMDPEEIAILLFTSGTTGAPKAAVLRHLHIVSYILSTVEFMSADEEAAQLVCVPPYHIAGIASLASSVYSGRRIVQLPSFTAEAWLETAQREKITNAMVVPTMLSRILEALEGQEHADLPHLEAISYGGGKMPQAVIERAMRLFPDTNFANAYGLTETSSTISILGPDDHRIAMASDDPAVRKRITSVGQPIPSIEVEIRDDEGKTLGPGERGEIFVRGEQVSGEYQGKGSLLLDDGFFPTRDGGYLDDEGYLYVEGRIDDIIVRGGENMSPGEIEDVLLDHDSVADVAVVGVPDEQWGECVVAAIVLHADQSASEGELQQWVKNRLRSSRTPDRIMFTNELPYNETGKLLRRKVREDFMD from the coding sequence GGGAGCAGCGGGTGCGCGGGCGAAGTCGACCGGTGCCGATTATTTCTCGATGCTCGACGAGAGCAGCCTGGCCTTTCCGATCGCGCTCTTTGGCGCCGCCTGGGCGGGAATTCCATTTGTTCCCCTCAACTACCGCCTGACCGGAGATGAACTCGAAGCGCTGCTCAGTCGAGTGGAGCCCTCGATCCTGCTCTGCGAACCCGGGCGCAGCGAGAGCCTTCTGAAGCGCGAAAAGTGCGCCGTCGTCGACCGCGAAGACTTCTTGTTCGCGGCTCGGCAGGACGCTGCCCCGAGGCTCGACGCGGAATGGTCGATGGATCCGGAAGAGATCGCCATTCTTCTCTTTACCAGCGGCACCACCGGTGCGCCCAAGGCTGCGGTACTGCGCCATCTGCACATCGTTTCATATATCTTGAGCACGGTGGAATTCATGAGCGCCGACGAAGAGGCGGCTCAACTCGTCTGCGTTCCGCCCTATCACATTGCGGGCATCGCCTCCCTGGCGAGTTCGGTCTATTCCGGACGTCGTATCGTGCAGCTTCCGTCGTTTACCGCCGAAGCATGGTTGGAAACCGCGCAGCGCGAAAAGATCACCAACGCGATGGTGGTCCCCACGATGCTCTCGCGTATTCTCGAAGCACTCGAGGGCCAGGAACACGCCGATCTCCCGCACCTCGAGGCGATTTCCTACGGCGGCGGGAAGATGCCGCAGGCTGTGATTGAACGCGCGATGCGACTGTTTCCCGACACGAACTTTGCCAACGCATATGGTTTGACCGAAACGAGTTCTACGATTTCGATTCTCGGACCCGACGATCATCGCATCGCCATGGCCAGCGACGACCCAGCCGTGCGCAAGCGCATCACCTCGGTGGGTCAACCGATTCCCAGCATCGAGGTCGAGATCAGAGACGACGAGGGCAAGACTCTCGGCCCAGGCGAGCGCGGCGAGATTTTCGTGCGCGGCGAACAGGTGTCGGGCGAATACCAGGGCAAGGGAAGCTTGTTGCTGGACGACGGTTTCTTCCCCACCAGGGACGGCGGCTATCTCGACGACGAGGGCTACTTGTACGTCGAGGGTCGCATTGACGACATTATCGTGCGCGGTGGCGAGAACATGTCACCCGGAGAAATCGAAGACGTCCTGCTCGATCACGATTCGGTGGCCGACGTCGCCGTCGTGGGAGTTCCCGACGAGCAGTGGGGAGAGTGCGTGGTGGCTGCGATCGTGCTCCACGCGGACCAGTCGGCGAGCGAAGGAGAGTTGCAACAGTGGGTCAAGAACCGCCTGCGGTCTTCGCGTACCCCCGATCGCATCATGTTCACGAACGAGCTTCCCTACAATGAAACCGGCAAACTTCTCCGCCGCAAAGTGCGCGAAGATTTCATGGATTGA
- a CDS encoding enoyl-CoA hydratase/isomerase family protein, which produces MSDSALLALSLPEAISALASPDALEQFSHLTGAALLIVDLSDDLQRPSAEPDVAALAIARTNLEQLPCPTVALGAGKRPSEVVPWAQSFDIVLEDDAELPAIAKNILANPIASLAMVQLLRQNETLSIHQGLIAESQVYSMLQGGPEFAAWLQNRKRPKVAEPNDEPAVSLLRDVSRLHITLNRPERRNAFSAEIRDGLMEALQVVLIDASIEEVILRGAGPAFCSGGDLAEFGTLPDPATAHVIRSTRNPARLLARCADRVRTELQGACVGAGIELPAFTTRVDAKPGTYFWLPEVSMGLIPGAGGTVSLPRRIGRQRTNYFALSQRRIDAETALRWGLIDGML; this is translated from the coding sequence GTGAGTGATAGCGCCCTCCTCGCTCTCAGCCTTCCGGAAGCAATCTCCGCCCTCGCCTCTCCCGACGCCCTCGAACAATTTTCGCACCTGACCGGCGCAGCCCTGCTGATTGTCGATCTGTCGGACGATCTTCAGCGGCCATCGGCTGAACCCGATGTCGCGGCTTTGGCCATCGCGAGAACCAATCTGGAACAACTCCCCTGCCCGACCGTCGCGCTGGGGGCGGGGAAGCGGCCGAGCGAAGTCGTGCCCTGGGCTCAGTCTTTCGACATCGTGCTCGAGGATGACGCGGAACTGCCGGCGATCGCGAAGAACATCCTGGCCAACCCGATCGCCTCACTCGCGATGGTGCAACTGCTGCGACAGAACGAAACGCTATCGATTCACCAGGGTCTCATCGCCGAATCACAGGTGTACTCGATGCTCCAGGGCGGCCCCGAATTCGCAGCCTGGCTACAGAATCGCAAGCGACCGAAGGTCGCCGAACCCAACGACGAACCTGCGGTCAGCTTGTTGCGCGACGTCTCGCGACTGCACATCACACTCAACCGACCCGAGCGGCGCAATGCCTTTTCCGCCGAGATACGCGATGGACTCATGGAGGCCCTGCAGGTCGTTCTAATCGATGCGAGCATTGAAGAAGTCATCCTGCGCGGCGCCGGGCCAGCGTTTTGTAGCGGCGGAGATCTCGCAGAGTTTGGAACACTCCCTGATCCCGCAACCGCACACGTGATTCGCTCGACCCGCAACCCCGCGCGTCTGCTCGCGCGTTGCGCCGACCGCGTGCGGACCGAGTTGCAGGGCGCATGTGTTGGAGCGGGTATCGAACTGCCGGCGTTCACGACCAGGGTGGACGCAAAACCGGGCACCTACTTCTGGTTGCCCGAAGTGTCGATGGGTCTGATTCCGGGTGCGGGCGGCACGGTCAGCTTGCCTCGGCGCATCGGCCGCCAGCGCACCAACTACTTTGCACTCAGCCAACGACGCATCGACGCAGAAACCGCCCTCCGCTGGGGACTGATCGACGGAATGCTCTAG